Part of the Paenibacillus aurantius genome, TATTTATAATTAATGTTATAAACAAATTATGCAATTAACCATTAAAAAGATTAACGTTTGCCGTCGAAAACGGTCGGAATGTTTTCATTCTTGCTATTTCCGGTGGTATAATGCGGAGAGGATGTAAGTCAGCCGGCCGCCCAGGCCGCTTGCCGCAAAGGAGAATTAACCATGCTTTTTATAGACAATCAGGGAATTACGGATCCCCGGGTCAACCTGGCCATAGAGGAATTTGCTTTGAAGCACCTGCCCCCGGAGGAAGATTATCTCCTCTTCTATATCAATGAGCCTTCCATCATTATCGGGAAGAACCAGAATACGCTGGAAGAGATCAATGCGGAGTATGTCGAAAGAAACGGCATCCATATTGTCAGGAGGCTATCGGGCGGCGGTGCCGTCTATCATGACCTCGGCAATCTGAACTTCAGCTTCATCACTAAGGATGACGGCCAATCGTTTCACAATTACCGCAAATTTACCGAACCCGTCGTGCAAGCCCTTCGTCAGATGGGGGTAGAGGCCGAGCTGTCGGGACGCAACGATATTCAAGTAGGCGAGCGCAAAATATCCGGGAACGCGCAATTTGCGACGAAGGGCCGCATGTTTACCCATGGTACCCTCCTATTCAACTCCGAAATGGAGAACGTCGCCTCCGCGCTTAAAGCGAACCCTGAGAAATTCAAATCCAAGGGAGTCAAGTCCATCCGCAGCCGGGTCGCCAACATATCGGAGTTTCTGAAGGAACCGATGACCATCGAACAGTTCCGCCAGTCGCTGCTTTCCTCGATCTTCGGAGGGGGCGAGGTCCAAGAATACCGTTTGACCGACAAGGATTGGGAAACCATTCGAAGCATCTCGGAAAGCCGGTATCGCAACTGGGACTGGACGTACGGCCGTTCACCCGAGTTTAACGTGAGGGAAGTGCGCCGCCTTTCGACAGGAACGTTTGATGTTAGGCTGCATGTTGTCGGCGGAATCATTCGCCAGGCTTCCATTTACGGCGACTTCTTCGGGGTTGGCGAGGTGGCCGATGTGGAGGGCCGATTGAAGGATGTCCGCTACGATGCCGCTTCGGTGCGCGAAGCACTAGCCGGTCTGGATTTGAAGCAATACTTCGGCCCTCTGGAAGAAGAGGAATTTTACAGCCTCCTGTTCTAAGGAGACCGACTATATAGGATACGAGAATGGAGCCAACCGGTTAATGAAACGATTCAAGAAGTTCTATATCGAAACCACGAGCGTCTGCAACCTGGCCTGCATCTTTTGTCCTCAGACGAAGCGACAGGCCCAGTTCATCAGCATTGAGGATTTTACCGACCTGCTCGATCAGGTTAAGCCGCATACTGATTATTTATACTTCCACGTTAAGGGTGAGCCGCTGCTGCATCCCAAAATCGATCAACTGCTGGACATCAGCCACGAGAAGGGTTTCAAGGTCAACATCACCACGAACGGCACCCTTCTCGCCAAAAACCGGCACAAGCTCCTCGGAAAGCCGGCGCTGCGTCAAATGAACTTCTCGCTGCACAGCTTTGACGGCCATGTCGGGTCAACCGACAAAGAGGGGTATGTGGGCGGCATCCTGTCCTTTATCCGGGAAGCGTTGGCGGCCACGTCCATTATCTTCTCGCTGCGGCTGTGGAATTTGACGGAGGATAATGCCACGAACGCCGAAAAGAAACGGAACCGGGACATTCTCGAAATGCTGGAGAAGGAGTATGAACTCCCTTACCGGATCGAAGAAAGCTTCGTCCGCGGCAGCGGGCTCAAGCTGACGGAACGGGTGTACCTGAACCAGGACCATGAATTCAAATGGCCGGATCTTAAGGAAGAGGAAGATCATTCGCCTGGATTCTGCCATGCCCTTCGCAACCAAGCCGCGGTTCTGGTGGACGGAACGGTCGTTCCGTGCTGCCTCGACGGGGAAGGGGTTATCAACCTGGGGAATGTGAAGCAAACCCCTTTCTCGGAAATCGTAGAGGGGGAGCGCGCTAACCGGTTGTACGAAGGCTTTTCCCGCCGGGAAGCGGTGGAGGAGCTATGCCGGAAATGCGGCTATCGCAAGCGGTTTGGAACATAACAATCCCTTGAGGCATGCTGCCATAAAAAAGCAGAGAGGCAGGTGACTTACGAATGGAAAGACTGGAGAGGTCCCTACAAGCGATCATGGAAAAGCACCGCATCGTTGGGCTTTCGGCTGCGGTGGTCCGCCGGGGGGAAGACGTTTGGACCGGTGCGTACGGCCAAGCGGATCTGGAGAGCGGCCGGCCCATGACGACAGCAACGGCCTTCCGCATCGCTTCCATCTCCAAAGTGTTCGTGGCGACGGCACTTCTCCAGCTGGTGGAGAAGGGGCTCTGCGCATTGGATTCGGACGCAGGCGAACTTCTAGGTTTTCCGTTCCGCCATCCGCATTATCCTGAAGGTAAAGTCACGCTCGCGCACTTGCTAACTCATACCTCCGGTCTTCAGGATGAATATGTCCGCTTCGCGGTCGATTCCCGGAAGGAGAACCCGCCTCTCATCCGGCTGGAAGAGCTGATGGTCACGGGTGGCCGTTACCACACAGAGGATTTGTGGGGGAGAACCATGCCGGGGGATCCGCATGGTTTCGAATATTCCAACCTCGGAGCGATTGTGCTTGCCACGATCGTGGAGAAGCTGTCGGGTGAGAGGTTCGACGTTTACTGCCGACGGCATCTGTTCGAACCACTGCGCATGATGAATTCCAGCTTCCGACTGGCCGACTTCGCCAACCCGAATAGGCTTGCTGTCCTGTATTCATACTCCGAGGAGAAGCATGCCTACGAGGCCAATTTGGACGATTTCAAGACGGGAATGCCGGAATCGGTAGATTACAGCGGTTATATTCCCGGCACCAACGGGGCTTTGTTCAGCCCGCAGGGAGGGCTTCGTTCAACGGCAGCGGATCTCGCCAAATTTATGCTCACCCATCTGAATGGAGGAGAGGCGGAGGGGACCCGCATCCTTAAGCCGGAAACGATCCGTCTCATGCATAAGCCGCATTGGTCGGGCTACCGGACGGATGGCTTCTTCCGCAATAGCGGCCTGCAGCTTCAGTTGACGGATGACCTGTTTCCGGGCCGTCGACTGATCGGGCATGCGGGGGACGCTTACGGTCTGCTGAGCGACTGGTTCTTCGATCCGGAAGAAGGTTGGGGAATCGTCCTCCTGATGAACGGTCTTCGGCAAACCAAAGGGGACGGGGTGTTCTTTGAGGCGGAGGAGGACTTGTTCCGTCTATTATACGAAGAGTGGATTCATTCTCATTTATAGCAATTTCCATTTACAACATGTTAATGCGGTGTTAGACTAAATAACATCTCTACATTATTCTGAAGTCCGCCGGTCGTGGAAGCCGACCTTCCCACATCCCGAACGGACAACGAACAGAATAAGGACAAGGAGTGGCGTCGGTGTACGACAAGGACACGCTTTATGTGATCGGCGACGCTCAAGCGTCCGTGAACAACCCGATCACCCAGCAGTACAGCGCTTTTTTTATCGGCTTGGTCGTGGATACCGCAAGCCACAAAATTATCGATGCGGGCTGTTCCTCTACCATTCCTTTAACTAATGAATTTGTACGTTCTCTCTTCATCGGCTACCGGATGTCGGATTACGACGAGGTGGCTCAAGAGATCCGCATGAGGTACCACGGCTCCTCCCAGAAGGCCCTCATCGTCGCCTTCAAGGATGCCGCCAAGAAATACAAGCTGGCTTTGGCCAGCCGGGAAGAGATCCATCCGCTGCCAACAAGTACATAATAAGCTGCTTTATTTATCCGTATGCCCGGCATACCCGTAAATAAAACCCAGCAGACGCTCCTTGGGATGCCATGTCCGGGGCGGTTGCTGGGTTTTTGCGTCCCTCCGTCCGCATTCGCGACGAGGCTTCGTCTAAGAGGCGGATAGAGCGGACTATACCCAAACAGATAGCTAAGGGAGGAAGCAAGGTTGAAGCTTTATCTTTCGGTTGACATGGAAGGCATTACCGGACTGGTGGACACCACCTTCATCGACTCGAGGGAATCCAACTATTCCCGCGGGCAGGTCATCATGACGGAGGAGGCCAACAGCGTCATCAGAACGGCTTTTGAGCTCGGACTCGAGGAAGTGGTGGTCAATGACAGCCACTCCAAAATGAACAATCTGCTCATCGAGAGACTCCATCCGGAAGCCCAGCTCATCTCCGGTGACGTCAAGCCCTTTTCCATGGTTCAGGGACTCGATTCGTCCTTTTCCGGAGCCGCCTTTATCGGCTACCATACGCGGGCAGCCCGGAAGGGTGTGCTGAGCCACACGATGATCTTCGGTGTCAGAAACATGCTGATCAACGACCGTCCGATCGGGGAGATGGGCTTCAACGCAATGGTCGCCGGGCATTATGGCGTGCCGGTGCTCCTGGTCGCGGGAGACGACGAAACGGCGCTGGAGGCGGAGGAACTCATTCCGGGCGTCACCACCGCTGTCGTGAAGAAGCGCATTTCCCGCACCTCGGCTCTCTGCCTGACCCCGGAGAAGAGCTCCAAGCTGCTGAAGGACAAGACGGAGGAAGCCTGGTCCAACCGCCATCAGGTCAAGCCTCTTGTCCCGCCTGAAAATCCGCTGCTCACGATCGAATTCAACAATTATGGGCAGGCCGAATGGGCCCATCTGATGCCGGGAACGGAGATTGACAGCGAGAGTCCGATCGTCACCTACCAGGCCAAAGATATCCTGGAAGCCTACCGCGCGATGCTCGTCATGACCGAGCTGGCCATGCGAACCACATTCTGTTAGAAGCGGGGGAACCCATGACACAATTCATACTGCGCCGTTTCTTGTCGATGGTCGTTACGCTGTGGCTGATCATCACGGTAACCTTTTTCCTGATGCATTCCGTACCGGGATCTCCCTTTGAGAAAGACGGCAAGAACGCAAATCCGACCGCTGTTCAGAACATGATGGAATTCTACAACCTGGACAAGCCGCTTCCCGTTCAGTACCTGCTCTACCTCAAGTCGCTGCTGACCTTCGATCTCGGCCCGTCCATCGGCCATTTTCCGGATACGGTCAATTCCATGATCGACCGCGGGTTTCCGGTTTCGTTCCAGCTCGGCATGGTGGCGATTCTCTTCGCGATTGTTTCCGGGATCGCACTCGGGACCGTGGCGGCGCTGCGGCATAACCGGATCATTGATTACCTGGCCATGATTATCGCGGTTATCGGGATCGCGGTGCCGAACTTTATTATGGCGACTCTGCTCATTAAGTACGTGGCGGTCAAATGGGGGCTGCTGCCCGTAGCCACGTGGGGAACGTGGAGGCACGTCATTCTACCGGCACTTGCGCTGTCGACGGGACCGATTGCCATTATCGCCAGGCTGACGAGAGCGAACATGCTCGAAGTCCTTACCGCGGATTACATCGAAACCGCCCGAGCAAAAGGGCTTTCACCGGCGACGATCGTTCTGAAGCATGCGCTTCGCAATGCCGTTCTTCCCGTCATTACCCTGCTTGGGGCTTTGGTGGCGAACGTGCTGACCGGCAGCTTCGTTATTGAGAAGATTTTTGCCATCCCGGGGATGGGAAAATATTTCGTTGACGGCATCAACAACCGCGATTACGCCGTCATCATGGGGACCACCGTTTTCTACAGTGCTCTGCTGCTTTTCATGATGTTCCTGGTCGACATCGCCTATGGAATCATCGATCCTCGAATCAAGCTTCACCGAAAGGAGGGCTAGCCGATGGCGGTTCCCGATTCATTATTTGTCCCCATGCCCAAGCAGGAAGGGACCGGAGAAGCCATTGTGCGTCCCCGTCTTTCACTGTGGCAGGAGGCGTGGCTCAGGCTGCGCAAGAACAAGCTGGCCATGCTGGGGTTGATTATCATCGCCATTCTGGCGATTCTGGCCATTTTCGGCCCCCTCCTGACGGACCAGAGCTATTCGAAGCAGGCGCTCCTCGAAGCGAACCAGAAGCCGTCCGCCGCTCATTGGTTCGGCACGGATGACCTGGGCCGCGATGTGTACGCCCGGATACTCTATGGGGCGCGCATCTCGCTTTTCATCGGCTTGATGGCCGCGCTCATCGACTTCCTGATCGGCATCGTTTACGGCGGGATTGCCGGCTATGTAGGCGGCCGGGTCGATAACATCATGATGCGGTTCGTCGACCTGCTGTACGGCATCCCGTATCTGCTCATCGTCATCCTCCTCATGGTCGTCATGGGACCGGGCTTGAAGACCATCATCATCGCCTTGAGCGCGACCGGTTGGATCGGCATGGCCCGGATCGTGCGCGGCCAGGTGTTAAGCCTGAAGTCGGCGGAGTACGTCCAGGCGGCAAAGACTCTCGGGGGAAGCGGGGGCTACATCATCTTCAAGCACCTGCTGCCGAACGCCCTCGGGGTGATTATCGTGCAGGTGACATTCTCCGTCCCGTCCGCTATCTTCGGGGAAGCCTTCCTGAGCTTCCTCGGACTCGGCATTCAGCCGCCGCTCGCCAGCTGGGGAGTCATGGCGAACGACGCCCTGACCACCCTGATCTCGGGCCAATGGTGGAGACTGTTCTTTCCGGCGTTCTTCATTTCCATGACCATGCTTGCCTTTAACCTGGTGGGCGACGGGCTTCAAGACGCCTTCAATCCGAAGCAAAGGAGATAATTCCCATGACCAATGCCAATCCGAACCCTTTGCTTGAAGTGGACAACCTGCATGTCACCTTCACCACGCACGGCGGCACCGTCCAAGCGGTCCGCGGCGTCAGCTTATCCCTTAAGCCGGGCGAGACGCTGGCGATCGTCGGGGAATCGGGCTGCGGCAAAAGCGTAACCGCCCGAAGCCTGATGCGTCTGCTCCCGGAGCACAGCTCCCGGATCACCGGGGGGAGCATCCGTTTTAAGGGGCGGGAGCTCACCGCTTTAAATGAGAGGCAGATGAGAGAGCTACGCGGCTCGGAGATCTCTATGATTTTCCAGGATGCGATGACGGCCTTGAATCCGACCATCTCCATCGGCGAGCAGATCATGGAAGGGATCGTCCGGCACCGGAAGGTTTCCCGCTCGGAAGCCCGAAAGCAAGCGATCGAGATTCTCAAGCTGGTAGGCATCCCCAATCCCGAGGCAAGGTTGAAGCAGTACCTTCATGAATTCAGCGGCGGGATGCGGCAGCGGATCATGATCGCCATTGCGGTCGTCTGCGAACCTTCGGTGCTCATTGCGGACGAGCCAACCACGGCACTGGATGTCACGATTCAGGCCCAGATCATCGAGCTGTTCAAGAAGCTGCAGGAACGGACGGGCGTTTCGATCATCATCATTACTCACGATCTAGGGGTAGTCGCCAAGATCGCCGACCGCGTGAACGTCATGTATGCGGGCCAGGTTGTCG contains:
- a CDS encoding lipoate--protein ligase, translating into MLFIDNQGITDPRVNLAIEEFALKHLPPEEDYLLFYINEPSIIIGKNQNTLEEINAEYVERNGIHIVRRLSGGGAVYHDLGNLNFSFITKDDGQSFHNYRKFTEPVVQALRQMGVEAELSGRNDIQVGERKISGNAQFATKGRMFTHGTLLFNSEMENVASALKANPEKFKSKGVKSIRSRVANISEFLKEPMTIEQFRQSLLSSIFGGGEVQEYRLTDKDWETIRSISESRYRNWDWTYGRSPEFNVREVRRLSTGTFDVRLHVVGGIIRQASIYGDFFGVGEVADVEGRLKDVRYDAASVREALAGLDLKQYFGPLEEEEFYSLLF
- a CDS encoding radical SAM/SPASM domain-containing protein; the protein is MKRFKKFYIETTSVCNLACIFCPQTKRQAQFISIEDFTDLLDQVKPHTDYLYFHVKGEPLLHPKIDQLLDISHEKGFKVNITTNGTLLAKNRHKLLGKPALRQMNFSLHSFDGHVGSTDKEGYVGGILSFIREALAATSIIFSLRLWNLTEDNATNAEKKRNRDILEMLEKEYELPYRIEESFVRGSGLKLTERVYLNQDHEFKWPDLKEEEDHSPGFCHALRNQAAVLVDGTVVPCCLDGEGVINLGNVKQTPFSEIVEGERANRLYEGFSRREAVEELCRKCGYRKRFGT
- a CDS encoding serine hydrolase domain-containing protein is translated as MERLERSLQAIMEKHRIVGLSAAVVRRGEDVWTGAYGQADLESGRPMTTATAFRIASISKVFVATALLQLVEKGLCALDSDAGELLGFPFRHPHYPEGKVTLAHLLTHTSGLQDEYVRFAVDSRKENPPLIRLEELMVTGGRYHTEDLWGRTMPGDPHGFEYSNLGAIVLATIVEKLSGERFDVYCRRHLFEPLRMMNSSFRLADFANPNRLAVLYSYSEEKHAYEANLDDFKTGMPESVDYSGYIPGTNGALFSPQGGLRSTAADLAKFMLTHLNGGEAEGTRILKPETIRLMHKPHWSGYRTDGFFRNSGLQLQLTDDLFPGRRLIGHAGDAYGLLSDWFFDPEEGWGIVLLMNGLRQTKGDGVFFEAEEDLFRLLYEEWIHSHL
- a CDS encoding DUF3870 domain-containing protein, with the translated sequence MYDKDTLYVIGDAQASVNNPITQQYSAFFIGLVVDTASHKIIDAGCSSTIPLTNEFVRSLFIGYRMSDYDEVAQEIRMRYHGSSQKALIVAFKDAAKKYKLALASREEIHPLPTST
- a CDS encoding M55 family metallopeptidase, with amino-acid sequence MKLYLSVDMEGITGLVDTTFIDSRESNYSRGQVIMTEEANSVIRTAFELGLEEVVVNDSHSKMNNLLIERLHPEAQLISGDVKPFSMVQGLDSSFSGAAFIGYHTRAARKGVLSHTMIFGVRNMLINDRPIGEMGFNAMVAGHYGVPVLLVAGDDETALEAEELIPGVTTAVVKKRISRTSALCLTPEKSSKLLKDKTEEAWSNRHQVKPLVPPENPLLTIEFNNYGQAEWAHLMPGTEIDSESPIVTYQAKDILEAYRAMLVMTELAMRTTFC
- a CDS encoding ABC transporter permease, which codes for MTQFILRRFLSMVVTLWLIITVTFFLMHSVPGSPFEKDGKNANPTAVQNMMEFYNLDKPLPVQYLLYLKSLLTFDLGPSIGHFPDTVNSMIDRGFPVSFQLGMVAILFAIVSGIALGTVAALRHNRIIDYLAMIIAVIGIAVPNFIMATLLIKYVAVKWGLLPVATWGTWRHVILPALALSTGPIAIIARLTRANMLEVLTADYIETARAKGLSPATIVLKHALRNAVLPVITLLGALVANVLTGSFVIEKIFAIPGMGKYFVDGINNRDYAVIMGTTVFYSALLLFMMFLVDIAYGIIDPRIKLHRKEG
- a CDS encoding ABC transporter permease is translated as MAVPDSLFVPMPKQEGTGEAIVRPRLSLWQEAWLRLRKNKLAMLGLIIIAILAILAIFGPLLTDQSYSKQALLEANQKPSAAHWFGTDDLGRDVYARILYGARISLFIGLMAALIDFLIGIVYGGIAGYVGGRVDNIMMRFVDLLYGIPYLLIVILLMVVMGPGLKTIIIALSATGWIGMARIVRGQVLSLKSAEYVQAAKTLGGSGGYIIFKHLLPNALGVIIVQVTFSVPSAIFGEAFLSFLGLGIQPPLASWGVMANDALTTLISGQWWRLFFPAFFISMTMLAFNLVGDGLQDAFNPKQRR
- a CDS encoding ABC transporter ATP-binding protein — encoded protein: MTNANPNPLLEVDNLHVTFTTHGGTVQAVRGVSLSLKPGETLAIVGESGCGKSVTARSLMRLLPEHSSRITGGSIRFKGRELTALNERQMRELRGSEISMIFQDAMTALNPTISIGEQIMEGIVRHRKVSRSEARKQAIEILKLVGIPNPEARLKQYLHEFSGGMRQRIMIAIAVVCEPSVLIADEPTTALDVTIQAQIIELFKKLQERTGVSIIIITHDLGVVAKIADRVNVMYAGQVVESGTVDELFQHPQHPYTQGLLGSMPRLDMEKDVPLTPIPGTPPDLFAPPKGCAFAARCPYAMKVCGAYPPEPVSVSASHTAACWLQDERAQNVFQPPIKINIKSALG